A region from the Alphaproteobacteria bacterium genome encodes:
- the rpmD gene encoding 50S ribosomal protein L30, translating into MAKIVVKQVKSTIGRPEAQVKIVKALGLGRIGKTKEITDSESVRGMIAKVSHLVEVVK; encoded by the coding sequence AATAGTTGTAAAACAAGTTAAAAGTACTATCGGTCGTCCAGAAGCACAGGTCAAAATTGTAAAAGCGTTGGGCCTGGGACGTATCGGCAAGACCAAAGAAATCACAGATTCTGAATCTGTTCGTGGCATGATTGCCAAGGTTTCACACCTGGTCGAAGTTGTAAAATAA